Part of the Kwoniella pini CBS 10737 chromosome 6, complete sequence genome is shown below.
TGCAGTTCAATTGTTTCTTAATCATCCAACATTCAGCAAGACTGGTCGATTTCAATTACTGGGACGAATTGTACGGCTTTTAGTATATGAGAAATGCCAGTATTTGTGTAATGTAAAAATCCCTTCTGTTCGATCCATGATATACATCGGCATGGAAAGCTACCgacttttttttctttaaagcattaaagctaaaaaataaaagaaaaaccCTTGCAACAATGATTCCCATCCAATCAACAACCTAAAAATCCAGAACTTAAGCAGATCGTCTGGCTTTTTTGGCAGCTTTGACAGCGGCGTTGTGaactttcttctcctcagCGTGCTTGGCAAGAGCAGCTTTGTAATCGGAAACAGTTTCCTTTTGAGCTTCAgttcttctctttttaaGAGATCTAAGGTGTCTCTTTCTTTGAAGTCTGAGGGGAGTAACAAGTCGCtataataaagaaaagaaatatcaGTAAATTGATGCAATGGGATATAACGTTCTGATTGAGAGTATCTCATGAAAAAatttactcacttgaatCTTAGGAGCCTTGGTGGTGGTCTTTCCGTTCTTCTTGGTAACTTCTCTTCTAACAACGAATTTTCTAAcgtcatcatctttagacaagttgaagaattttctaattttggTAGCTCTCTTAGGACCTAATCGTTTAGGAAGAACAGTATCGGTAAGACCTGGGAtatctttttcaccttgttTAACAATTGCAACGGCAAGTACACCAATATCGTTTCCTACGATACAACCTCTAACGgattttctctttctttcaccatctcttcttgatctgtAACAAGAGTGACCATCGGCAAGAAGAAGTCTAGTTCTGTTTTGTAAAAGGACACctatattgaatttgagcgATCAGTCTTCATTTTCCCTATTTTGTCGAGGTATAGTTTAACCTACCTTGTTTCATTGGGAAACCTTGTTTGTCGTTACCACCAGTAACTCTAACAACGTATCCAGCGAATTCCTCTCCAAGGGAATCAATTGGGACCTCTTGACCCATTCTCTTTTCCAAGAAAACTCGACTAAAGAATTCAAGACAACAAAGTCAGCATTTCCCCTTGATGATGTTTAACAAgctatcatcttcttcatccttaTACAGTCTGCTCTCTCTG
Proteins encoded:
- a CDS encoding 40S ribosomal protein eS6, translated to MKVNFANPATGAQKLIDFEDERKTRVFLEKRMGQEVPIDSLGEEFAGYVVRVTGGNDKQGFPMKQGVLLQNRTRLLLADGHSCYRSRRDGERKRKSVRGCIVGNDIGVLAVAIVKQGEKDIPGLTDTVLPKRLGPKRATKIRKFFNLSKDDDVRKFVVRREVTKKNGKTTTKAPKIQRLVTPLRLQRKRHLRSLKKRRTEAQKETVSDYKAALAKHAEEKKVHNAAVKAAKKARRSA